Proteins encoded by one window of Flavobacterium sp. N502540:
- a CDS encoding DUF4209 domain-containing protein — translation MFDTIDGYYEFLETQTQLIKNNFIVSYISKMQDHTVDQDLKTKMDYEIYFENFILNQNNISLTDNAFNYLNKRAQSVQNTRLKAKYNHMLWSHNKNLTFAKFAIDNYLLTLQNSSFKVDDNLNNQAFAAHYKILLLLSQDVKYRKDEVLKYLISIFGIAKINGYQESALMKLVAKDGKSISREILETLYNYANTIIDNDIYPDFVKEYLELQIVLAQKIGQQIQDYQNKLGDYYINKGKISDGFIVHGYYLKALEQYKKSGNTIKFEEVSVLLQRAKSNLNFTKTEIEAKEVSELYEKMEIEIDYLISQLNASEIYNHLTLSTDIFPNAEQLDEEILPATFELVHVMVFDSNGNLNNKAKGGICPYAIYIQNFSLTFLQWIFYKGIKSKKLSFDSLYDHLLKNTWYGEDNSYINNERNSETFKWLDLLAPSLQNFFSQMESDIEMGIVNNIAYQLSIDSLAVKFEGLLRAFSDRLEAQTIDLKDSETQERISFEKFLDNPKFLNAIPQDDVALFKYLFTNKGMNFRNNVAHCFYKPKNYSVGMMWFLIVAILKLGNYDFKAVQN, via the coding sequence ATGTTTGATACAATCGATGGATATTACGAATTTTTGGAGACTCAAACCCAATTGATTAAAAATAACTTTATTGTTAGTTATATTTCAAAAATGCAAGATCACACAGTTGATCAAGATCTAAAAACTAAGATGGATTATGAAATTTATTTTGAAAATTTCATTTTGAATCAAAATAATATATCTTTAACAGATAACGCATTTAATTATCTAAATAAACGGGCGCAAAGTGTTCAAAATACTAGGTTAAAGGCAAAGTATAATCATATGCTTTGGAGCCATAATAAGAATTTGACTTTTGCAAAATTTGCAATTGATAACTACCTTCTAACACTTCAGAATAGCAGCTTTAAAGTAGATGATAATTTAAACAATCAAGCTTTTGCAGCTCATTATAAAATTTTGTTACTCTTATCTCAAGATGTAAAGTACAGAAAAGATGAAGTTTTAAAATACTTAATTTCAATTTTCGGCATCGCTAAGATAAATGGTTACCAGGAGAGTGCCTTAATGAAATTAGTGGCGAAAGATGGTAAAAGTATTTCAAGAGAAATTTTGGAAACTCTTTACAATTATGCAAATACAATTATCGATAATGATATTTATCCTGATTTTGTAAAAGAGTATTTGGAATTGCAAATAGTTTTGGCGCAAAAAATTGGTCAGCAGATTCAAGATTATCAAAATAAGTTAGGAGATTACTATATTAATAAGGGTAAAATTAGCGATGGCTTCATAGTTCACGGATATTATCTAAAGGCACTTGAACAATATAAAAAATCTGGGAATACAATCAAATTTGAAGAAGTCTCTGTCTTACTACAACGAGCTAAATCAAATTTAAATTTTACAAAAACTGAAATTGAAGCAAAAGAAGTGAGTGAGCTTTATGAAAAAATGGAGATTGAAATCGATTATCTAATTTCACAACTAAATGCCAGTGAAATTTATAATCATTTAACTCTTTCGACAGATATTTTCCCAAACGCTGAACAATTGGATGAGGAAATTTTACCAGCAACTTTTGAATTGGTTCATGTCATGGTTTTTGACTCTAATGGTAATCTCAATAATAAGGCTAAGGGAGGCATTTGTCCTTATGCGATTTACATTCAAAATTTCTCGCTTACATTTTTACAGTGGATTTTCTATAAAGGAATTAAAAGCAAAAAATTATCGTTTGATTCTCTTTATGATCACTTACTAAAAAACACTTGGTATGGCGAGGACAACTCTTATATAAATAATGAAAGAAATTCCGAAACATTTAAATGGCTTGATTTATTAGCTCCATCTTTGCAGAATTTTTTTTCCCAAATGGAAAGTGATATTGAAATGGGCATTGTAAATAATATTGCCTACCAACTGTCTATTGATTCACTAGCTGTTAAATTTGAAGGCCTATTAAGGGCGTTTTCAGATAGACTAGAGGCGCAAACAATCGATTTAAAGGATTCTGAAACGCAGGAAAGAATTTCCTTCGAAAAATTTTTAGATAATCCTAAATTTCTTAATGCCATTCCTCAGGATGATGTGGCACTTTTTAAATATTTATTCACAAACAAAGGAATGAATTTCAGAAATAATGTTGCACACTGTTTTTATAAACCAAAAAATTACTCAGTAGGAATGATGTGGTTTCTTATCGTGGCAATTTTAAAACTAGGGAACTACGATTTTAAAGCTGTCCAAAATTAA
- a CDS encoding single-stranded DNA-binding protein, with the protein MNITGRVTKDAKVSTLSDSRQVVNFSVAINESYKNKKGDRVEQTTFFECAYWISPRVAEWLTKGTVVELTGMVSARAWKGNDGEPRAGLNFNTSNIKLHGGGQKSNDTRAVQTGQNAEQGENKKATLKEPEDDIPF; encoded by the coding sequence ATGAACATTACAGGAAGAGTGACAAAAGATGCGAAAGTAAGCACCTTGTCAGACAGCAGACAGGTAGTAAATTTTTCAGTAGCCATCAACGAGAGCTACAAAAACAAAAAAGGCGACAGGGTAGAGCAGACCACCTTTTTCGAGTGCGCCTACTGGATAAGCCCAAGGGTTGCCGAGTGGCTGACCAAGGGCACGGTGGTGGAGCTCACAGGCATGGTAAGCGCAAGGGCTTGGAAGGGCAATGACGGGGAACCTCGTGCGGGGCTGAATTTCAATACGTCCAATATCAAACTGCACGGGGGCGGTCAGAAATCGAATGATACCCGCGCAGTGCAAACTGGGCAGAATGCAGAGCAGGGAGAAAACAAAAAAGCCACCTTAAAAGAGCCTGAGGACGACATCCCGTTTTGA
- a CDS encoding DUF932 domain-containing protein has translation MAHNINYNSQTGNYSFFSVKEKAWHGLGQIVEQYPTSAEAIRHAGLDYEVAKSPLYTKASGIIETSNGIEMGSTELAVPDCFATIRTDSNAVLGVVGKDYQIVQNREAFSFFDAIVGGGDGILYETSGALGQGERIFITAKLPDYIRVGKGDDVTEKYIFLTTSHDGSGSITAAFTPIRIVCQNTLNASLRNMSNVVRIRHTSGAKQRLDDAHKVMGLADRLSTQLEGIFNEWAKVKVTDREVKKLIQLALCPNAETLTLLKKGADDEMSTVFKNTVEDAFTYAMASESQQMDTTKGTLFGAYNGVTGYYQNVRKYKDSEAKLQSIVMGGTAQGKAQKAFELCTAFQADGAQILNLN, from the coding sequence ATGGCACATAATATTAATTACAACAGTCAAACAGGAAATTATTCTTTTTTCAGCGTAAAGGAAAAAGCATGGCACGGGCTCGGGCAGATCGTGGAGCAGTACCCGACAAGCGCAGAAGCCATCAGACATGCGGGGCTTGATTATGAGGTGGCTAAAAGCCCTTTATACACAAAAGCATCGGGCATTATTGAGACTTCAAACGGTATTGAAATGGGCAGTACTGAACTGGCAGTACCTGACTGCTTTGCCACTATCCGCACCGACAGCAATGCCGTTTTGGGCGTGGTTGGGAAAGACTACCAAATTGTGCAGAACCGTGAGGCGTTCAGTTTCTTTGATGCGATTGTCGGGGGCGGTGACGGCATCTTGTATGAAACGTCAGGGGCGCTTGGGCAGGGGGAACGCATTTTTATAACGGCAAAACTGCCCGATTATATCCGTGTAGGGAAAGGCGATGATGTGACCGAAAAATACATTTTCCTGACCACCTCGCACGACGGAAGCGGAAGTATCACAGCGGCTTTTACGCCCATCCGCATCGTATGCCAAAATACCCTTAACGCTTCGCTTAGAAATATGAGTAACGTGGTGCGCATCCGCCATACCTCAGGGGCAAAACAGCGCCTTGACGATGCCCATAAAGTGATGGGACTGGCAGACAGGCTGAGCACTCAGCTTGAAGGTATTTTTAATGAGTGGGCTAAAGTAAAAGTAACAGACCGAGAAGTTAAAAAACTCATTCAACTGGCACTATGTCCCAATGCGGAAACACTCACTTTACTAAAAAAAGGGGCAGACGATGAAATGTCCACCGTGTTTAAAAATACCGTTGAGGATGCTTTTACCTACGCCATGGCAAGTGAATCTCAGCAGATGGACACGACCAAAGGCACGCTTTTCGGGGCATACAATGGCGTGACGGGCTACTATCAGAATGTGCGAAAATACAAAGACAGCGAAGCCAAATTGCAGTCCATTGTGATGGGAGGCACAGCCCAGGGAAAAGCCCAAAAGGCATTTGAACTGTGCACGGCTTTTCAGGCAGATGGAGCGCAAATCCTTAACCTTAATTAA
- a CDS encoding PRTRC system protein E, protein METTTNFFNQIAQLQIIGDLHITIAKGAEDRLIVLVMLQNEGCGDSAKHSIPPLNLRGTAEELDSGFFENITAPIESASGLMVDMEGYMKQLEDTKKQSAMEKEKDDSKKKEQEAKDKKFSEAMVKADELEKEGKFREAWIKVPEIQEFPFKAEEIRRRKSELSAKFAPDLFGSTTEPAKTDPSREALFPEYANDSSVAQGHETDEEEIDAEDMENWEDENQEERY, encoded by the coding sequence ATGGAAACGACAACTAATTTTTTCAATCAGATAGCGCAGTTGCAGATCATAGGCGATTTGCACATTACAATTGCCAAAGGGGCAGAGGACAGGCTTATCGTACTGGTTATGCTTCAAAACGAGGGGTGCGGGGACAGCGCCAAACACAGCATACCGCCTTTGAACCTACGGGGAACAGCCGAGGAACTTGACAGCGGTTTTTTTGAGAATATCACAGCGCCCATTGAGTCGGCTTCGGGTCTTATGGTTGACATGGAAGGCTATATGAAACAGCTTGAAGATACCAAAAAGCAGTCGGCAATGGAAAAAGAGAAAGACGACAGCAAGAAAAAAGAGCAGGAAGCCAAGGACAAAAAATTCAGCGAAGCTATGGTAAAGGCGGACGAACTGGAAAAAGAAGGGAAATTCCGTGAGGCATGGATAAAAGTGCCCGAAATCCAAGAGTTTCCCTTTAAGGCGGAGGAAATACGAAGACGCAAATCCGAACTGTCGGCAAAATTTGCGCCCGATCTGTTCGGCAGTACAACAGAACCTGCAAAGACTGATCCATCCCGAGAGGCGCTTTTTCCCGAGTATGCTAATGATAGTAGTGTTGCGCAGGGGCATGAAACGGACGAGGAAGAAATTGACGCAGAGGACATGGAAAACTGGGAAGACGAGAACCAAGAGGAACGATACTAA
- a CDS encoding PRTRC system protein C: MLLATQLQRVFILKDKGQEIRLSDPEPRWSTEAVLNFYAPTYPILTTAKISTPAIRDDAVEYRFETVMGTKG, from the coding sequence ATGTTATTAGCGACACAATTACAGCGGGTTTTTATACTCAAAGACAAGGGGCAGGAAATCAGGCTTTCCGACCCCGAACCAAGATGGAGTACCGAGGCGGTACTGAATTTTTATGCCCCTACCTATCCGATACTTACCACCGCCAAAATATCAACCCCTGCCATCAGGGACGATGCGGTGGAGTACCGATTTGAAACGGTAATGGGAACAAAAGGCTAA
- a CDS encoding PRTRC system ThiF family protein, whose translation MKTGKTKMHFTDPYLISPTNPITVNLIGAGGTGSKVLIALMEMNNSLVSLGHAGLSVRLWDDDIITNANLGRQRFAPSELGLYKSVALINRANRFTGTHWKAENVKFERDSFGKLPSNAKATIYITCTDSVRSRFDIADILKNSNQRHHRDDPKYWMDFGNSQHTGQVILSTVGDITQPKSEKFETVASLPFVTEEFGELLNQSEQQDDTPSCSLAEALEKQDLYINSALAQMGCSLLWNLFREGMTANRGFFLNLKDFRSQPIPV comes from the coding sequence ATGAAAACAGGCAAAACCAAAATGCATTTTACAGATCCTTATCTGATAAGCCCGACCAATCCCATAACGGTTAACCTTATAGGGGCAGGGGGTACAGGCTCAAAGGTGCTCATTGCGCTTATGGAAATGAACAACAGCCTTGTATCGCTCGGGCATGCAGGGCTCTCGGTGCGCCTTTGGGATGATGATATTATCACAAATGCCAATCTCGGCAGGCAGCGTTTTGCGCCCTCTGAGCTCGGACTGTACAAGTCCGTGGCACTTATCAACAGAGCGAATCGTTTTACGGGCACGCACTGGAAAGCGGAAAACGTAAAATTTGAAAGGGACAGCTTTGGAAAACTGCCCAGTAATGCCAAGGCAACTATTTATATTACGTGTACAGACAGCGTACGCTCCCGTTTTGACATTGCCGATATTTTAAAAAACAGCAACCAAAGGCATCACAGGGACGACCCGAAATACTGGATGGATTTTGGCAACAGCCAGCATACAGGGCAGGTTATACTCTCCACCGTTGGGGACATTACACAGCCCAAATCCGAAAAATTTGAAACGGTGGCAAGCCTGCCGTTTGTAACCGAGGAATTTGGGGAGCTGCTCAATCAGTCTGAACAGCAGGACGACACCCCGAGCTGTTCGCTTGCCGAGGCGCTCGAAAAACAGGATTTGTATATTAATTCAGCTTTGGCGCAGATGGGATGCTCGCTTTTATGGAACCTGTTTCGTGAGGGCATGACCGCAAACAGGGGATTTTTTCTGAATTTGAAAGATTTCCGATCACAGCCCATTCCAGTATAA
- the traN gene encoding conjugative transposon protein TraN, protein MKNQFKLFWAIALLITYSLAASAQENETTSLDLGTIPPYHMQVTYDKTSHLIFPSAIRYVDLGSEYLIASKAEDAENVLRVKASVKTFEEETNFSVITDDGRFYNFNVQYSSSPPTLSYDLMAMQKNFDKVSASDVLFEELGKTPPSLAGLILETIYKSNKRIVKHIASESFGIQFSLKGIYIHNGLYYFHTQLENQTNVPFSIDFMSFKVIDKKTARRTASQQRPIVPLRIYKTLDEIPGKATDQNVFLFDQFTIADDKLLLIDIFEKNGGRQQTLKIKNSDLVKAKVINSMHLKF, encoded by the coding sequence ATGAAAAATCAATTTAAACTATTTTGGGCAATAGCCCTTTTAATAACATATTCATTAGCCGCATCTGCGCAGGAAAACGAAACCACTAGCCTTGATTTAGGAACGATACCGCCGTACCATATGCAGGTTACTTATGACAAAACTTCCCATCTTATTTTCCCGTCCGCTATCCGATACGTGGATCTTGGAAGTGAATACCTGATTGCATCAAAGGCCGAGGATGCTGAAAACGTCCTTCGCGTCAAGGCATCGGTAAAGACTTTTGAAGAGGAAACCAACTTTTCGGTGATTACCGATGACGGCCGTTTTTACAATTTTAACGTGCAGTACAGCTCTAGCCCGCCTACCCTCAGTTATGATCTTATGGCGATGCAGAAGAACTTCGACAAAGTCAGTGCAAGCGATGTTCTTTTTGAGGAGCTTGGAAAAACACCGCCCTCGCTGGCAGGACTGATTCTGGAAACTATTTACAAAAGCAACAAGCGAATCGTAAAGCACATTGCATCGGAGAGTTTCGGTATTCAGTTCAGCCTAAAGGGCATCTATATCCACAACGGCCTATACTATTTCCATACGCAGCTTGAAAACCAAACCAATGTACCTTTCAGCATTGACTTTATGAGTTTCAAGGTGATAGATAAAAAAACAGCCAGACGAACTGCCTCGCAGCAAAGGCCGATTGTGCCGCTGCGCATTTATAAAACCCTTGATGAGATTCCCGGAAAAGCCACAGACCAGAATGTGTTTCTCTTTGACCAATTTACAATAGCGGATGACAAACTGCTGCTAATTGATATTTTTGAGAAAAACGGAGGGAGACAGCAGACACTCAAGATTAAAAATTCAGATCTGGTAAAAGCCAAGGTGATAAACAGTATGCACCTTAAATTTTAA